CCTATACTTCCGGCTACCAGAGAGATAGCATGTGTATATTTTCTGCCAATTTTTTTTGCGATATAAGGCAGTGCAAAAGCATAAATTGCCGATACAGCATTGTAAACACCAAATATAATCCCAACCCAATTTCCTGCTTCCTGAAATGTTGCAGAATTGGTATCGTTTGGAGTAAGTCCATATACATGTTGGGCTATGGCCGGAGTTGTAAAGACCCACATGCCAAACAATGCAAACCACGAGCAAAACTGTACCAAGCCCAATTGCCGCATGGTGTCAGGCATTTTTGAAAAATCTGAGAATATCTGCGTGATAACATTACCGGTACTGACATGATCTGTTTCCGGTTCAGCGTCGTCAAAAGCTGCTATTTCCTCAGGCGAATATTCAGATGTCGTAAAGATAGTCCAAAGAATTGCACCTACCAGTAATGCGGCACCTATTACAAATGAAAGAATGACATTCATCGGGATACTTCCCGGATCAGCTTCCGTCGCAACACCAAACCATTTTCCCAATGCGTAAGGCAACCAAGATCCCAACACAGCACCAATGCCGATCAGAACCGTTTGAATGGAAAATCCGGCTGTTCGCTGATCTGTGGATAACTTATCTGCTACCAAGGCTCTGAAAGGTTCCATCGCCACATTAAAGGATGCATCCATGATCATCAGCATCCCGGCGCCCACCCAAAGAGCAGGAATAAATGCTGTAAATAATGCCGCATTCGGCATCAGTATAAGACCAATTGCAGCAGCTATTGCTCCGATCAGAAAATAGGGTTTTCGACGACCTAATTTTGTCCATGTTCTGTCACTGTAATGGCCTATGAGTGGCTGAACCAGCATACCCGTAATTGGAGCGACCAGCCAGAACCAGGATAGATGGTGAGTGTCGGCACCAAAAGATTGAAGAATCCGGCTGGCGTTTGCATTTTGAAGTGCAAAACCTGCCTGAATTCCTAAAAATCCTATACTCATGTTCCAGATGGATGCATTGGATAAGTGTGGCTTCTTCATGCGAATGATTGGTGGGTTTAAGTTAGTTTATAAATTGCTTGATATTACTTTATAACTCCAGGGTTCCATGGAAACTTCCGCTCCTCCTTCGATAAAAATTTCTTTGTTTGTGAAAATTTCCATCCCTCTCACTGCTTCATCCAGTCTGACAACCTGTGGATTTTTACTTAAATTGATGATAACAAATAAAGATTTTTCTTTTGCGGTTCTTTTAAAAGCAAATACCTGATCGTGATTTGCGATTTTAATGAGTGGAGCAGCAGAATGATGATGCCATAATGCAGGATGATTATGTCTTAGGTCATTCAGCTTGAAATAAAAATCTTTATTTTCAAATTTTTGAAATCCGATATTATCTTTTTCAAAAAACTCCAAACGTTTGGACATGGGTTCTTCCTGCCCACTATATGTCAGCGGCATTCCATCAAATGTATTCACTAATACGGCAAATGCTTTGCTTCCTTCTCCCATTCTTTCAATTTCAGAGCCGGACCAGGAGTTTTCGTCATGATTGGATGTGAAATGCATGTACATTCCTTTTTGTAATTTAGGTCTCTCATTTTGCAGCCATTGGTCTATTGCTCCGGCATTTTTATGCCCTTTTGCGATATCATTTAAAGTGTGATGTAAAGTCCATCCATACAACATGTGAAAACAGTCTTCATTGACGAGTTCATGGTTTTCAGCTTCAGCCAGCATAAAAAGATCAGGTTTTGCTTTCTTCAGTTCAACGATGGCTTCTTTCCAGAAATCCAATGGAACCAATAGGGCCATATCATGCCTGAATCCATCAATGTTATATTTCTCCAACCAATATACCATGTCGCTGATCATCTGCAGTCGCATGTCTTTGCTATCATAATTGAGGTCGGCTACATCTGTCCAACCCATTGATTCTCCATGCTCATTGAGTGGGTCAATGATTTGGCCATCAGCTCCTTTTGTATAAAAATCAGGATGGTCTTTTATCCAGATATGATCCCAGCCGGTATGATTGGGAACCCAGTCTAAGATGACTTTCATGCCCAGGGAATGTGCCTGTTCTATCACCTTTTCAAAATCACCGATACTCCCAAATTCCGGATTTGTAGTTCTGAAATCTGATACTGCGTAATAGCTACCAAGCGTTCCTTTTTTTCTGCTGGTACTGATCGGAAAGATCGGCATAAACCACAGAATATCCACGCCCATTTCTTTCAGTCTTGGCAGATGTTTGGCAAATGCATCAAAAGTTCCTTCAGGTGTGTATTGTCTGATGTTTACTTCATAAATATTTGCGTTTATTGCCCACTCAGGAAGGGAAAGTGATGTGTTATCCATATTGTTTATTTCTTTATTAATAGGTTTACTTTCTTTACAACCGTCAATAATAAGTACTACTGAACATATAGTGATTGCAAGTAAAATACTTTTCATTTTATTAAAATTATGTTTCAATACCTTAAAGAATATATTCGATTTCATAAATGACGGTAAAACTAATATTTTGGTTGAAACAAATACGAATACTTCAAAAAAATATTAATTTTCTCATTTGTAAGATTATTAGACTGAACTCTGTAGGTTTTTTAATATTTTTGAATCATAATTCCTATAGCGATCCTGGTTCAATAAACTTCTCCTAATAAATTGAAAACATAAAATAAGATTAATTCAGTTTGATGTATGCAAGATAAACTTTCAAAGTCAATTTTTAAAATACTTATAATTTTCACAGTATTTTCTTTATCACCAATTATTGGTCAGAAGACGGTAGGCCTGATAAAAAATGATGCTTCAGCAGCAGATGGATATACTTTGTTCAGTCCATTATCTGCTAAGAAAACCTATCTGATCGACAATTGTGGAAGGGTCATCAAGAGTTGGGAAAGTGACTTTTTTCCCGGACAAGTGAGTTACTTGCTTGAGAACGGAGATTTGTTGAGAACAGCCAGGATAGGGGGATTTTTTACAGGTGGCGGGGTAGGAGGGAGAGTGGAAATTTTTGATTGGGAAGGTGATTTGAAATGGTCATACAATTTTGCCGGTAATAATTTTCATCAGCATCATGTCGTGTATCCTATGCCTAATGGCAATATTCTTATTTTATTATGGGACAGTTATAGCAAGGAAGAATCAATCAATGCCGGCTTCAACCAGGCGCTCGTAACTGAACAAGGAATATGGTCAGAAAAAATATGGGAAGTAAAGCCGCTGGGCACGGATGATTTTGAATTGGTTTGGGAATGGAAACTGTGGGATCATCTGATACAAG
The genomic region above belongs to Saprospiraceae bacterium and contains:
- a CDS encoding MFS transporter — encoded protein: MKKPHLSNASIWNMSIGFLGIQAGFALQNANASRILQSFGADTHHLSWFWLVAPITGMLVQPLIGHYSDRTWTKLGRRKPYFLIGAIAAAIGLILMPNAALFTAFIPALWVGAGMLMIMDASFNVAMEPFRALVADKLSTDQRTAGFSIQTVLIGIGAVLGSWLPYALGKWFGVATEADPGSIPMNVILSFVIGAALLVGAILWTIFTTSEYSPEEIAAFDDAEPETDHVSTGNVITQIFSDFSKMPDTMRQLGLVQFCSWFALFGMWVFTTPAIAQHVYGLTPNDTNSATFQEAGNWVGIIFGVYNAVSAIYAFALPYIAKKIGRKYTHAISLVAGSIGLVSIFFISNPTILLFSMIGIGMAWASILAMPYAMLAGSIPAAKMGIYMGIFNFFITFPQIVNGVFGGLLVKYLYNDQAIYALVTSGVFMLLGAVAVLFVKDKDDVVLVKTAG
- a CDS encoding alpha-glucosidase C-terminal domain-containing protein is translated as MKSILLAITICSVVLIIDGCKESKPINKEINNMDNTSLSLPEWAINANIYEVNIRQYTPEGTFDAFAKHLPRLKEMGVDILWFMPIFPISTSRKKGTLGSYYAVSDFRTTNPEFGSIGDFEKVIEQAHSLGMKVILDWVPNHTGWDHIWIKDHPDFYTKGADGQIIDPLNEHGESMGWTDVADLNYDSKDMRLQMISDMVYWLEKYNIDGFRHDMALLVPLDFWKEAIVELKKAKPDLFMLAEAENHELVNEDCFHMLYGWTLHHTLNDIAKGHKNAGAIDQWLQNERPKLQKGMYMHFTSNHDENSWSGSEIERMGEGSKAFAVLVNTFDGMPLTYSGQEEPMSKRLEFFEKDNIGFQKFENKDFYFKLNDLRHNHPALWHHHSAAPLIKIANHDQVFAFKRTAKEKSLFVIINLSKNPQVVRLDEAVRGMEIFTNKEIFIEGGAEVSMEPWSYKVISSNL